Proteins from a genomic interval of Gordonia sp. SL306:
- a CDS encoding translation initiation factor IF-2 N-terminal domain-containing protein: MTDNGSPTDANASSGSAEEFPSRLRVHALARTLGLTSRQVLAHLTELGVETRSPQSSIDREVAQRVADRVRAHVEVDEAAVEAVEDAADTAGTDESGQPEVEPVGPDTAETTPAETTPAATDAPAAESPAADIEAAADESEVSSTPTPETGGMPSLFSSVEQTQHQPISAAEVAVSQPLFLSPQAVEPVKRAQRQAKAVEKKQPEEKQPEDKKSQGAKPDSAKSDSAQSDGAKSDRASDDEAGAGKADDVDADKTRDDDNGRDDDSGGDGDRGSRRRRRGRRGRGRGRGDQADTGTDDTSDSTDEDSDDESADAAGDDRSARPSGKKSKKAKAKDKDRDSDDGESRDDEGEATDDAEDGSGSEDSDQNSSKRRRRRRRRKGGADDAEDASPDDPPNTVVHEREPRSKRARDEVQGISGSTRLEAKRQRRRDGRDAGRRRPPILSESEFLARREAVDRVMVVRERSANSSITVGANPGDHGHDQAVPVEDYTQVAVLEDGVLVEHFVTTETSSSMVGNIYLGRVQNVLPGMEAAFVDIGRGRNGVLYAGEVNWDAAGLDGGSRKIEQALKPGDNVLVQVSKDPVGHKGARLTTQISLAGRYLVYVPGGSSTGISRKLPDVERKRLKSILGKLVPDDAGVIIRTASEGVSAEDLGADIERLEGQWKEIDAAVGKAKGGSGSTSPQALYEEPDLLVRVVRDLFNEDFKKLVVEGQKAWDLVQRYIGAVAPDLMDRVERFERAHADAPDSFVVHRIDEQLAKALDRKVWLPSGGTLIIEHTEAMTVVDVNTGKFTGSGGNLEETVTRNNLEAAEEIVRQMRLRDIGGMIIVDFIDMVLESNRDLVLRRLTEALARDRTRHQVSEVTSLGLVQMTRKRLGTGLLEAFSTTCTHCSGRGIIVHANPVEVRSDDTARSDGGGGSKRSRRNRRKAEPTPETQKPAHNPAEHPMFRAMAAHTHDHDGEHESHEVHGESEVKADTAADQEDAAQGDHADVVEKTTKVSVEKPADGDSRDADSRDTSVSSEPRTAASESVAAPETTPSKHEDAATAASEAEPTPGSAPKRRRRVVRQAASPPTASEPVVLTADTDGSSSGPKTTFGPVGGTASSEAAVAVRRRPRRRTAGRPAGPPPAEE; this comes from the coding sequence GTGACCGACAACGGGTCGCCGACTGACGCGAACGCATCGTCAGGATCGGCGGAAGAATTTCCCAGCAGGCTTCGCGTGCATGCTCTGGCCAGGACCTTGGGCCTGACCAGCAGACAAGTGCTCGCGCACCTGACCGAGCTGGGGGTGGAGACACGTAGCCCCCAATCCAGCATCGACCGCGAGGTCGCACAGCGGGTCGCCGACCGGGTCCGCGCGCACGTCGAGGTCGACGAGGCCGCCGTCGAGGCGGTCGAGGACGCGGCCGACACCGCCGGGACCGACGAGTCGGGGCAACCCGAGGTCGAGCCCGTCGGCCCGGACACCGCTGAGACCACGCCCGCCGAGACAACTCCGGCCGCAACCGACGCACCGGCCGCCGAGAGCCCGGCCGCTGACATCGAGGCCGCCGCCGACGAATCGGAGGTGTCCTCGACTCCAACCCCCGAGACCGGCGGCATGCCGTCGTTGTTCTCGTCGGTTGAGCAGACCCAACACCAGCCGATCTCCGCCGCCGAGGTGGCCGTGTCGCAGCCGCTGTTCCTCTCGCCTCAGGCGGTCGAGCCCGTGAAGCGCGCGCAGCGCCAGGCGAAGGCCGTGGAGAAGAAGCAACCCGAGGAGAAGCAACCCGAGGACAAGAAGTCCCAGGGGGCGAAGCCAGACAGCGCAAAGTCGGACAGCGCACAGTCAGACGGCGCGAAGTCCGACAGGGCGAGCGACGACGAGGCCGGCGCCGGCAAGGCCGACGATGTCGACGCCGACAAGACACGCGATGACGACAACGGGCGCGACGACGACTCGGGCGGCGATGGCGACCGCGGGTCGCGTCGGCGCCGTCGTGGCCGCCGCGGACGAGGCCGTGGCCGGGGCGATCAGGCCGACACGGGCACCGACGACACATCCGACTCCACCGACGAGGACTCCGACGACGAGTCAGCCGATGCCGCCGGCGACGACAGGAGTGCGCGTCCGTCCGGCAAGAAGAGCAAGAAGGCCAAGGCCAAGGACAAGGACCGCGACTCGGACGACGGGGAGAGCAGGGACGACGAGGGCGAGGCAACCGACGACGCCGAGGACGGTTCGGGCTCGGAGGACTCCGACCAGAACTCGTCCAAGCGGCGTCGACGTCGCCGCCGCCGAAAGGGCGGTGCGGACGACGCCGAGGACGCCTCGCCGGACGATCCGCCGAACACCGTGGTGCACGAGCGCGAGCCGCGCAGCAAGCGAGCACGCGACGAGGTGCAGGGCATCTCCGGTTCCACTCGACTCGAGGCCAAGCGTCAGCGTCGGCGTGACGGCCGTGACGCGGGTCGTCGACGACCACCGATTCTGAGCGAGTCGGAGTTCCTGGCGCGACGGGAGGCCGTCGACCGGGTGATGGTGGTGCGCGAGCGCAGCGCGAACAGCTCGATCACCGTGGGGGCGAACCCCGGCGACCACGGGCACGACCAGGCCGTGCCGGTCGAGGACTACACACAGGTCGCCGTGCTGGAGGACGGGGTGCTCGTCGAGCACTTCGTGACCACCGAGACCTCGTCGTCGATGGTCGGCAACATTTACCTCGGCCGCGTACAGAACGTGCTGCCCGGGATGGAAGCCGCATTCGTCGACATCGGTCGCGGGCGCAACGGCGTGCTCTATGCCGGCGAGGTCAACTGGGACGCCGCCGGACTCGACGGCGGGTCACGAAAGATCGAGCAGGCCCTCAAGCCGGGCGACAACGTCCTCGTCCAGGTCAGCAAGGACCCGGTCGGGCACAAGGGTGCGCGCCTGACGACGCAGATCTCGCTGGCCGGCCGCTACCTCGTCTACGTACCAGGCGGTTCGTCGACGGGTATCAGCCGCAAGCTGCCCGACGTCGAGCGCAAACGGCTCAAGAGCATCCTGGGCAAACTCGTCCCCGACGACGCAGGCGTGATCATCCGCACCGCCTCCGAGGGCGTCAGTGCCGAGGATCTCGGCGCCGACATCGAGCGCCTCGAAGGTCAGTGGAAAGAGATCGACGCCGCGGTCGGCAAGGCCAAGGGCGGATCCGGTTCGACCTCGCCCCAGGCTCTGTACGAAGAGCCGGACCTGCTGGTGCGGGTCGTGCGCGACCTGTTCAACGAGGACTTCAAGAAGCTCGTCGTCGAGGGGCAGAAGGCGTGGGATCTGGTCCAGCGCTACATCGGCGCGGTGGCACCGGATCTGATGGATCGGGTCGAGCGATTCGAGCGTGCGCACGCCGACGCGCCGGACTCGTTCGTCGTGCACCGGATCGATGAGCAGCTCGCGAAGGCGCTCGATCGCAAGGTCTGGCTGCCCTCGGGTGGCACGCTGATCATCGAACACACCGAGGCCATGACCGTGGTCGACGTGAACACCGGAAAGTTCACCGGGTCCGGCGGAAACCTCGAGGAGACCGTCACCCGCAACAACCTCGAGGCCGCCGAGGAGATCGTGCGGCAGATGCGTCTGCGCGACATCGGCGGCATGATCATCGTCGACTTCATCGACATGGTCCTCGAATCCAACCGTGACCTCGTCCTGCGCCGCCTGACCGAGGCGCTCGCACGCGACCGGACCAGGCATCAGGTCTCCGAGGTGACATCGCTCGGGCTGGTGCAGATGACGCGCAAGCGTCTCGGTACGGGACTGCTCGAGGCCTTCTCCACGACGTGCACCCATTGCAGCGGACGCGGCATCATCGTGCACGCGAATCCGGTCGAGGTTCGATCCGACGACACCGCGCGGTCCGACGGCGGCGGTGGATCGAAGCGATCGCGGCGTAATCGTCGCAAGGCCGAGCCGACACCCGAGACGCAGAAACCTGCACACAATCCGGCCGAACATCCGATGTTCCGCGCGATGGCGGCCCACACCCACGATCACGACGGCGAGCACGAGTCGCACGAGGTTCACGGCGAATCGGAAGTGAAGGCGGACACCGCGGCCGACCAGGAAGATGCTGCTCAGGGCGACCACGCCGACGTGGTCGAGAAAACCACGAAGGTCTCGGTGGAGAAGCCGGCCGACGGAGACTCTCGTGACGCAGATTCCCGGGACACCAGCGTGAGTTCCGAGCCCCGCACGGCCGCGAGCGAGTCCGTGGCCGCGCCGGAGACCACACCGAGCAAGCACGAGGACGCGGCGACGGCGGCCTCGGAGGCCGAGCCGACGCCCGGCAGTGCGCCGAAACGCCGACGTCGGGTGGTCCGCCAGGCGGCCTCCCCGCCGACGGCGTCGGAGCCGGTGGTCCTCACCGCCGACACCGACGGATCGTCGTCGGGACCGAAGACCACGTTCGGGCCGGTCGGCGGAACCGCGTCGTCCGAGGCCGCCGTTGCGGTCCGGCGTCGCCCTCGTCGCCGGACGGCAGGCAGGCCTGCCGGCCCGCCACCGGCGGAGGAATGA
- the rplU gene encoding 50S ribosomal protein L21 — MATYAIVKTGGKQYKVAEGDIVKVEKIDSEPGSSVNLPVALVVDGSNLTTDADKLAKISVTGEVVEHVKGPKIRIHKFKNKTGYHKRQGHRQKLTVLKVTGIK; from the coding sequence ATGGCAACGTACGCGATCGTCAAGACCGGCGGTAAGCAGTACAAGGTCGCTGAGGGCGACATTGTGAAGGTCGAGAAGATCGACAGCGAGCCGGGCAGCAGCGTGAACCTGCCGGTGGCGCTGGTCGTCGATGGCTCGAACCTCACCACCGATGCGGACAAGTTGGCGAAGATCTCGGTGACCGGTGAGGTCGTCGAGCACGTCAAGGGCCCGAAGATCCGCATCCACAAGTTCAAGAACAAGACCGGCTACCACAAGCGCCAGGGTCACCGTCAGAAGCTGACGGTCCTCAAGGTCACCGGTATCAAGTAA
- the rpmA gene encoding 50S ribosomal protein L27 — translation MAHKKGASSSRNGRDSNAQRLGVKRFGGQKVSAGEILVRQRGTKFHPGVNVGRGGDDTLFALETGSVEFGTKRGRKTVNIVPETVAV, via the coding sequence ATGGCACACAAGAAGGGCGCGTCCAGCTCGCGCAACGGTCGTGATTCCAACGCCCAGCGACTCGGCGTCAAGCGTTTCGGTGGACAGAAGGTGAGCGCGGGCGAGATCCTGGTCCGCCAGCGCGGCACCAAGTTCCACCCGGGCGTCAATGTCGGTCGCGGTGGCGACGACACCCTGTTCGCACTGGAGACCGGCTCGGTGGAGTTCGGCACCAAGCGTGGCCGCAAGACGGTGAACATCGTCCCGGAGACCGTCGCGGTCTGA
- the obgE gene encoding GTPase ObgE: MSRFVDRVTIHVAAGNGGHGCSSVHREKFKPLGGPDGGNGGNGGSVRLVVDPQVHTLLDFHFRPHAKASNGKPGAGDNRDGATGDDLVLAVPDGTVVLDEDGKILVDLVGEGTTFEAAQGGRGGLGNASLASKARKAPGFALLGEDGQHRDLVLELKSVADVGLVGFPSAGKSSLVSVLSAAKPKIADYPFTTLAPNLGVVQTAGDVFTIADVPGLIPGASTGRGLGLEFLRHLERCAVLAHVVDCATLEPGRDPVSDIDALEAELAAYQPALDTDHSLGDLAERPRVVILNKIDVPDAADLADLVEPELAQRGWPVFRISAVSHEGLRELTFALAKLVADYRESHPKPQPRRQVIRPKAVDDAGFSVSADPDVDGGFIVRGTRPERWIAQTQFDNDEAVGYLADRLNRLGVEDELVRQGAKPGAPVTIGDVSFDWEPMTPMGDDVPVTGRGTDIRLDRNDRVGAAERKQARRLRRGVPQPDEDGEQDVR, translated from the coding sequence ATGTCTCGGTTCGTCGACCGTGTGACGATTCACGTCGCGGCGGGCAACGGCGGCCATGGCTGCTCGTCGGTGCACCGCGAGAAGTTCAAGCCGCTCGGCGGTCCCGACGGTGGCAACGGTGGCAACGGCGGGTCGGTTCGTCTCGTCGTCGACCCGCAGGTGCACACGCTGCTGGACTTCCACTTCCGTCCGCACGCCAAGGCGTCGAACGGCAAGCCGGGCGCGGGGGACAACCGCGACGGCGCCACCGGTGACGACCTGGTGCTGGCCGTTCCCGACGGTACCGTCGTGCTCGACGAGGACGGGAAGATCCTCGTCGACCTGGTCGGCGAGGGCACCACGTTCGAGGCCGCACAAGGTGGCCGCGGGGGACTGGGCAACGCATCGCTGGCATCCAAGGCGCGCAAGGCGCCCGGCTTCGCCCTGCTCGGCGAGGACGGCCAGCATCGTGATCTCGTCCTCGAACTGAAGTCGGTCGCCGACGTCGGGCTGGTCGGGTTTCCGTCGGCAGGCAAGTCGTCGCTCGTGTCGGTGTTGTCGGCGGCCAAGCCGAAGATCGCCGACTACCCGTTCACCACGCTGGCGCCGAATCTCGGGGTGGTACAGACGGCCGGAGATGTGTTCACCATCGCCGATGTGCCGGGCCTGATCCCCGGTGCCTCGACCGGCCGTGGGCTTGGGCTGGAGTTCCTCCGGCACCTGGAACGCTGCGCAGTGCTCGCTCACGTCGTCGACTGCGCCACCTTGGAGCCCGGTCGCGATCCGGTCTCCGACATCGACGCCCTCGAGGCGGAACTGGCCGCATATCAGCCCGCTCTCGACACCGACCACAGCCTGGGTGACCTGGCCGAGCGACCGCGCGTGGTGATCCTCAACAAGATCGACGTCCCCGACGCGGCAGACCTTGCCGATCTCGTCGAACCCGAACTCGCACAACGTGGTTGGCCGGTCTTCCGCATCTCCGCCGTGAGTCACGAAGGGCTGCGGGAACTGACCTTCGCCCTGGCGAAGTTGGTCGCGGACTATCGCGAGAGCCATCCGAAGCCCCAGCCGCGCCGCCAGGTGATCCGCCCCAAGGCGGTCGACGACGCGGGCTTCAGTGTCTCGGCCGATCCCGACGTGGACGGCGGTTTCATCGTGCGCGGAACCCGCCCGGAGCGGTGGATCGCGCAGACCCAGTTCGACAACGACGAGGCCGTCGGTTATCTGGCCGACCGTCTCAACCGGCTCGGTGTGGAGGACGAACTCGTCCGCCAGGGCGCCAAGCCCGGCGCACCCGTGACGATCGGCGACGTGTCGTTCGACTGGGAGCCGATGACGCCCATGGGTGACGACGTCCCGGTCACCGGGCGCGGCACCGACATCCGGCTCGACCGCAACGACCGCGTCGGGGCGGCCGAGCGTAAGCAGGCCCGGCGATTGCGCCGCGGCGTGCCGCAGCCCGACGAGGACGGCGAACAGGACGTCCGGTGA
- the proB gene encoding glutamate 5-kinase gives MSDVRERIARARSVVVKIGSSALTDLHEGLDRSRLDRLADALEARMRAGSDVIVVSSGAIGAGIAPLGLKRRPTDLATKQAAASVGQLALAHAWGTSFHRYGRTVGQVLLTADDISNRAHHANAQRTLDRLRSLGAVAVVNENDTVATTEIRFGDNDRLAALVAHLAGADALFLLSDVDGLYDGDPRRVGADGRRARLIPEVHGPEDLDGVIAGSGGALGTGGMASKLAAARLSADAGVPVLLAAADQAPQALADASVGTVFAARDERLSARRFWVRHAADARGQLVLDDGAVAAVARRRRSLLAAGIVGVNGRFYGGDVVELVDLTGAVRARGVVAYDSDDIALAVGRSTTDLPSELRRPVIHADDLVAT, from the coding sequence GTGAGCGACGTCCGTGAACGGATCGCCCGTGCACGCAGTGTGGTGGTCAAGATCGGATCGTCGGCGCTGACCGATCTGCACGAGGGACTCGACCGGAGTCGCCTCGACCGTCTCGCCGACGCGTTGGAAGCGCGGATGCGTGCGGGTTCGGACGTGATCGTGGTGTCGTCGGGTGCGATCGGTGCCGGGATCGCACCGCTGGGACTGAAGCGACGACCGACCGATCTCGCCACCAAGCAGGCCGCGGCGAGTGTCGGTCAGTTGGCGCTCGCGCACGCGTGGGGGACCTCGTTCCATCGTTACGGCCGTACGGTCGGACAGGTCCTGCTCACCGCAGACGACATCTCCAATCGCGCCCATCATGCGAATGCCCAACGGACACTTGACCGTCTGCGATCGCTGGGTGCCGTTGCGGTGGTGAACGAGAACGACACCGTCGCGACCACCGAGATCCGTTTCGGCGACAATGATCGCCTCGCCGCCCTTGTCGCCCATCTCGCCGGTGCCGACGCGCTGTTCCTGCTGTCGGACGTCGACGGCCTCTACGACGGTGACCCGCGCCGGGTCGGCGCCGACGGGCGTCGGGCGAGGCTGATCCCAGAGGTCCACGGGCCGGAGGACCTCGACGGCGTGATCGCAGGCTCCGGAGGAGCGCTCGGCACCGGCGGAATGGCCTCCAAGCTCGCCGCTGCCAGGCTGTCGGCCGACGCCGGTGTACCGGTGCTGCTCGCAGCGGCCGATCAGGCCCCGCAGGCTTTGGCGGATGCTTCGGTAGGGACGGTCTTCGCGGCACGCGACGAGCGCCTCTCGGCGCGCCGCTTCTGGGTTCGGCATGCCGCGGACGCGCGTGGACAACTCGTCCTCGACGACGGCGCGGTCGCGGCGGTCGCACGCCGACGCCGGTCGTTGCTCGCCGCGGGCATCGTCGGCGTGAACGGGCGGTTCTACGGCGGCGACGTGGTGGAACTCGTCGACCTCACCGGTGCCGTGCGGGCGCGCGGTGTGGTGGCCTACGACTCCGACGACATCGCTCTCGCGGTGGGGCGTTCGACCACCGACCTGCCGTCGGAGCTCCGTCGCCCGGTGATCCACGCGGACGATCTGGTCGCGACCTGA
- a CDS encoding Sir2 family NAD-dependent protein deacetylase, whose protein sequence is MRTRLQIGWDPAEPTAVDTDVEARIDELRALLDGRQIVALTGAGISTDSGIPDYRSPGAPPRTPMTLEMFLSSPEFRRHYWARNHLGWRHMDAARPNAAHRALTELQRTGLLTGVITQNVDMLHTKAGTRKVLELHGCYGRVRCLDCDWLISRHRLARELDALNTGFTARVRGRGAIEVAPDADAAIDDTSDFQMVDCPRCGGIVKPDIVYFGESVPKPLVHQAFSMVDDADALLVIGSSLTVMSGLRFARHAHRAGKKLAVVNRGATRADDIADLKIDHLASVVLPGLSESQVHATA, encoded by the coding sequence GTGCGCACTCGACTCCAGATCGGCTGGGACCCGGCCGAGCCGACAGCCGTCGACACCGACGTCGAGGCGCGGATCGACGAGTTGCGCGCGCTGCTCGACGGGCGACAGATCGTGGCGCTGACCGGTGCCGGCATCTCCACCGATTCCGGAATCCCCGACTATCGCAGCCCGGGCGCTCCACCACGCACGCCGATGACGCTGGAGATGTTCCTGTCGTCACCCGAGTTCCGTCGCCATTACTGGGCCCGCAACCACCTCGGCTGGCGACACATGGATGCCGCACGGCCCAATGCCGCGCACCGGGCACTCACCGAGTTGCAGCGCACGGGTCTCCTCACCGGCGTGATCACTCAGAACGTCGACATGTTGCACACCAAGGCAGGCACGCGAAAGGTCCTCGAACTCCACGGCTGCTACGGACGCGTCCGATGCCTCGACTGTGACTGGCTCATCTCTCGGCATCGACTGGCCCGCGAACTCGACGCGCTCAACACCGGATTCACCGCGCGGGTCCGTGGACGAGGCGCCATCGAGGTGGCCCCCGACGCCGACGCCGCCATCGACGACACCAGCGATTTCCAGATGGTCGACTGCCCCCGATGCGGCGGTATCGTCAAACCCGACATCGTCTATTTCGGCGAGAGTGTTCCCAAACCGTTGGTGCACCAGGCATTCTCGATGGTCGACGACGCAGATGCACTGCTCGTGATCGGATCGTCGCTGACCGTGATGAGCGGCCTCCGGTTTGCCCGACATGCGCACCGCGCCGGGAAGAAACTCGCCGTCGTCAACCGCGGCGCAACCCGTGCCGACGACATCGCCGACCTCAAGATCGACCACCTCGCGTCAGTGGTGCTACCGGGGTTGTCGGAATCACAGGTGCACGCGACGGCATGA
- a CDS encoding ectoine synthase, with protein MIVRTTAEITGTDRDVADPKGNWVSKRIVLGGDHVGFSFHETTINAGSVNEFHYANHVEAVWLVEGEGTLLDRETGETYPLAPGTMYLLNGHERHTVTADTQMRMLCVFNPPVVGTEVHDEDGVYPLVAVPAPAGKHSTV; from the coding sequence ATGATCGTCCGAACCACAGCAGAAATCACCGGTACCGACCGCGACGTCGCCGACCCGAAGGGCAATTGGGTCTCCAAGCGAATCGTCCTCGGTGGCGACCACGTCGGGTTCTCGTTTCACGAGACCACCATCAACGCCGGATCGGTCAACGAGTTCCACTACGCCAACCATGTGGAGGCCGTCTGGCTCGTCGAAGGCGAGGGCACGCTCCTCGACCGCGAAACCGGCGAGACCTATCCGCTCGCGCCCGGCACCATGTACCTGCTGAACGGCCACGAACGGCACACGGTCACCGCGGACACTCAGATGCGCATGCTGTGCGTCTTCAACCCGCCCGTCGTCGGCACCGAGGTGCACGACGAGGACGGCGTGTACCCGCTCGTCGCCGTGCCTGCCCCGGCAGGCAAGCACAGCACCGTTTAG